The Sphingomonas sanguinis nucleotide sequence TCCAGCTGAAGGCCCCGACACCGAACGGCTCCAGATAGGCGATCGTCTCGCGCAGCTCAGGTTTTGCCGTCGCGATCCCGACGAGCGAGAAATATAGGACTAGGAAGACGATGACCGCGAGATAGCTATAGGTCATCGACCGCGTGATCGTCGCCACCGCGAAGAACACGCATGAGGTCAGGAACAGATTGGGCAGCGCAAGAAGCGCATAGGCATAGAGATAGTCGCCGAGCCGATTGGGACCCAGCGTCTCGGGATCGACCCACGGCATCATCGAGCCGAGCCAGATCGCAAGCGGCACCACCAGGAAGGCGATCGCTGCGGCTGCAAAGGCCCCCAGAAAGCGGGCGAGTAGATAAGATGCCTTGGTGACGCGGGTCGAGCGGACCATCGATCCAAAGCCGCTCTCATCGTCGCGCACGACCACGTTCGAGACGAACGCTGTCGTCACGAACATGAAGAAGAGCGACATGATGATGTGCGTGCGTGCGAGCGCGGTGGCTGCGTTTTTGTGCACGTTGCCACCGCTGCCAATCTGGATCTGATCAATCGTCATCGACCCGAAGGTCAAGAGGAAGAACAGGATGGAGACGACCCAGAAAACCGGGTTCCTGAGCTGGTAGCGCAGCTCGAAGCGGGCGATGGCATCGAACATGATCGCTCAGCCCGCGACGGGGAAGGGGACGGGCGCTACGCCCGGCGTGCGGCGCGAACGGGCGAGCGTGGAGAAGTACACGTCCTCCAGCCCGCCATCCGTTTGGTGGAAGCCGTCGCCGGGATCCTGATCGGCGAGGATATGGACGATGGTGCGGCCGGCGAACAGGCGGGTCGAGATGACCTCGTGCGTGCTACGCACGACCGCCATGTCGTCGCGCGCGATCGTTTTCGCCCACACGCTGCCGCGGGCACGTGCGATCAGTTCGAGCGGGGCGCCTTCGAGCTGGATACGGCCGGCGGCAAGCACGGCCATGCGCGGGCACAGGTCGGCGACATCCTCAACGATGTGCGTCGATAGGATAACGACGACGTTCTCGCCAATCTCGGCTAGGAGGTTTAGGAAGCGGTTGCGCTCCTCGGGATCGAGACCGGCGGTCGGCTCGTCGACGATGATAAGGCGTGGGTTGCCGATCAGCGCCTGCGCGATGCCGAACCGCTGGCGCATCCCGCCCGAGAAACCGGCGATCGCTTTCTTGCGATGCTGCCAAAGGTTGGTCTGGGAGAGGAGCGTTTCCACCGTCGCACGCCGATCCGCCGGCGAGGCGACGCCTTTTAGCACCGCCATGTGATCGAGCATGTCATAGGCAGAGACGCGCGGATAGACGCCGAAATCCTGCGGCAGATAGCCAAGCGTTTCACGCAGACGCTCCGGCTGGGCGATCACGTCAACGTCGTCGAATCGGATGCTGCCGGCGGTCGGCGTCTGCAAAGTCGCCACCGTCCGCATCAGCGTCGACTTGCCTGCGCCGTTCGGGCCGAGGAGGCCGAACATGCCGGTGGGAACCGACAGGGACACGTCGTCGAGCGCGCGTGTCCCGTTCGCGTATACGTGGCTCACGCCAGCAAGTTCGAGCATCGTGATCCCCCAATTTGAGCTGGAACTCTACCGCGCCATGTCGTTGGTGCAATAGCGGAGTATCACACCTGGCGACGTTTCGACTTCTGCAGCTGATCATTAGGCCGGCACGCGGAGACATTTCTCCGGCGGGTGGCGCGATTCTGTGGCTGGGGCTTTGGTGTAATTAAGCAAGATTGCTCAGAACAGAGACTTGCAGAACGTTGCCTGTCGTGGCGGTTGCTAGCGGAATCAATTTCGGTGGAGAAAAGTCACTCGGGGTCGAATGGCGGATAACGTGCCCAACGGCCACTGTGACGTCGTTGTAGAACGCGATGAACGAGCGTCCGCTTCTGGGAAAAAAATATGACCCACCGAACGTCCGTTCCTGGGTCATCATCGCCCAATATCACCCACCCGTTGCCGATCGCACTCCAGCTTGATGGGCACCAATACCGGCGAGTACTCCGGCGGCTGACGCAAGGGTAGCATTGTGCATGGGATTAGCCCTCGATATTGCCCATGCGCTGCCATGGCAGGAAGGCGGAGCCGGAGAGATGCGCGGCCAATTGCGCCTCGCTCAGCCCCTGTTCGCGCCATAGCTTGCGCCAGACATAATCCTGCCCCTCCATGGCGAGCGGCATGTCGACGCCGTGGACCGCCATCGCGTCGATCTCGCGTTCCCAGCGGGCCCAGTTCCACCAGGGGGTGGTGTAGCCATAGGTGCAGGTGTTCAGATAGGCGCGGTAGGCGAAGGGCGAGGAGACCCAGCCGCTGTCGCCGGGCGTCAGGCGGGTCATCGGGCCGACGCGATTGCCCTCCCAGGCGACCGACAACCGCCCTTGCGTCGTCAGCGCCGCCGCCGCGCCCCGGATCGCGGCGACCGGCGAGGATGCCGTGACCCGCAACCGATCCCGCGCGATCGTCACGCGGTAGCGCGGGGAGGGAAGTCTTCACGGGCGGCATTGTCCTTGGCATGGCCCCAAAAGGGAAGGGCGAACCGACCACCGGCCGATCCGCCCTCCAGCGGGGAACGTCAGAACCGCGTCGATACCGACAGGTAGAAGGAACGACCGTAGAAGCTCGTCTCCTGCCAGATTGCGGGATTGTTGTTGTAATAGGCCTGTTCGCGGCTGTTGTTCAGGTTGATGATACCCGCCGCGAAGCTCAGCGTCTCATTGGGGGTATAGCCCGCACTCAGGTCGAACTGGGTGCGGCCGCGCACCGTATGCCCCTCGGTCGCGAAGAAGCTGTCCGCGCCGTTCTGCACATAGGAGCTGCGGTAATTGGCCGACAGCCGCAGGCTGAAATGCCGGTTTTCCCAATAGGGCGTGACGTTGACCGTGTTCTTCGACAGGTTGCGCACCGTAAAGCCGGTACCGATCGCCACCTGGGTGGGGATCACGCGGGTGTAATTGGCCATGAAGCCGAACCCGTCGACCGGCAGGATGCGGTCGAGCGATTGGTTCCAGCTGAACTCGACGCCCCGGATGCGGATGATGCGCGGGTCGTTCGAGGTCTGGGTGACGTTGTAGATATTGCCCGAGGCGTCGACGCAGTCGCCGCTCGACGCGCGGTTGAGCGCGGTCCCCCGGAACGAGGCCGGGCAGACCAGCGACGAGAAGGTGCCGTTCTTCACCCATTTGTAGAAGCCGTTGACCGAGATCGCGCTGGCCGTGCCATAATACCACTCCGCGCCCAGATCGATCTGGGCGGCGGTCAGCGGCTTGAGGCCCGCCTGGCCCAGGTCGACCGTGACGGTGTTGGTCCCGGCGGGGAAGGTGTTGGCCACCGACGAGGTCGTCTGCGCCATCGAGGTATTGGCGTCCAGGATCGGGCGGACCAGCACCTTGGCGGCGGCGAAGCGCAGTTGCAGCTTCGACGTCGGCTCCAGCACCAGGTTCAGGCTGGGCAGGACGTTCTGGTAATCCTGCCGCGACGTGTAATCGCCGATCTTGTTGGTGACGTTGGTATAGGACCCGGTACGCGGCGCGGTGATATTGCCCTTCACCACCTGCAGCGTGTGTTCGTAGCGCACGCCGACATTGCCGCGCAGGGGCGCGTCGAACAGCGTCGTCTCGATATTCGCCATCGCATAGACGGCGGGGATGTAGCGATCGACGGTATAGCTCGATTCCGGCGCGGGCAGGTCGGGCACGCTCAGCCCGGCGGCGGTCAGGGCCTGCTGATAGGCGCCGATGTCGGGCGCGATCCAGGCGGTCGGGATGCCGGCCATCCCGTTCAGGAAGCCGCCCACCGGATAATTGCCGCTCGACAGCGCCGGAAAGACGGTCGCGGTGGCACCGGGGCGGTTGGACAGCGAGGCGAGGTCGTGGCGGCTGACGTCGCGCACGAAGCTCTCGTGCCGATACTTGGCCCCCACCGCGAATTGCGAGATGGGGCCGAGCGACACGTCCTTGGTCACGTCACCCTGGCCGGACACTTCCTTGCCGGTGGTGTAGCGCGTCGCGCCCACCGGATACTCGTTCCGCACCAGGGTCGACCGGTTGTAGAGCGACGGATCGGTCAGGTTGGCCGCGACGCTGTACTTGACGTTGAACGGATCGGAGATGTCGAGCGTTGCCGAGGGGATGGTGATGCCCAGGATTGCGGCATCCTCGCGCGAATAGGCATGGCCCCGCGTGAAGTTGCCGACCGCGCGCGCGGTCCAGCCATCCTCGCCATGCCATTTGGCGCTGAGCGTATAGCCCTGGCTCGACAGCTTGCGCGTCTCCTCCTGGCGGTTGTTCTCCATGGTGAAGTTGGTCGCGGTCGTGACCATCGAGGCGCCGTTCGCCACGCTGACCGGGGTCAGGCGCGCGGTGTTGAACAGGAACACCTGCTGGTTGACGTCGTAATGGGTGTCGTCGCGCGCATAAATGGCGTTGGCGTCGACCTCCCACCGGTCGTTGGGGCGCCACTGCACGCCGCCGCTGCCCATGATCTGGTCGATCGAGCGGTCGATCCGGCGATAGCGGGGACGGCGCGGCACCGCGATCGTCGCGCCGTTCACGGACTGCGTCGCCCAGCGATCCTGGAACAGATAGTCGGCGCGATCCTTGAGCTTTTGATAGCCCAGGTTCAGATAGACGCCCAGCGTCCCGCCCGCAAACTGGTCGACATAGCTGCCGCTGAATTTCGGCGTGATCGCGCGGCCCGCATATTCGGAATTCTGCGCCTTGGCTGACAGCACGATCTTGCGCGTCGCAAAGTCGAGCGGCTTCAGCGTGTTGATGTTGACCGTGCCGGACAGGCCGCCGCTGTCCATGTCGGCGGTCGGCGACTTGATCACCTGCACCGAATTGGCCAGCTCGGTCTGGATGATGTCGTACCGGAAACCATCGGTGAAATCGGCACTCTTGAACGTCTGGCCGTTGATCGTCGTCAGCGCATATTGCGGGCCCAGGCCCCGGATGCTGATCGTCGCGCCGCGCCCGTTGATGTTCTGCATCTGGACGCCGGAAATGCGCTGGATGGACTCGGTGATATTCTGCGCGGGAAACTTGCCGATATCCTCGGCGGAGATGCCGTCGCTGACCCGGATGTCCTTGCGCTTGGTGGCAAGCGCAGAGGCGATGCTGCGGCGATAGCCGGTGACGACGATGTCGCCCGCCGGCGCATCGCCCTTCGTCTCGGATGCCCCCTGCGCGGGGTCGGGAGCGGGCGCCGGCGCCGTCTGCGCCATGACGGGGGGCGACCCTGCCATGATCGTGAGCCAGGCCGCCGTGTGGAGCAACGCCGTGCGCCGCGGACGCCGCGGACGTCGTTCATTGATGTGCGATACGATAGTCATGATCTGCCCCCTGTGTCGCCCGGCCGCCGAAACGGTCGAGCTCGATGTCGTCTATCGGCAGGGTCTTCCCGCATTGCAGGCACAGGTTCGCCATCGGCCGCGATCACGAAGCCAATCGCGGATCCGGTAGGGAAACCCCATGCTGCGCTGAGTTACGAAGCCCTACGCCAACCATTGGCGCGCCCGTTGCTGGATAAACCCAGTCTGTCACGGACACGCCGCTAGTCGAAAATGTCGCCCTACGGTGCAAACTGCATCGTTATGGTTATATTGTTGGGCTAAATTGGCACTATCTGTCAACGGCAAATGTCATACCGCGCTTGCAAAGATGATGCTGCGAACCCGCTCGGACAAACGCAACAAAATCAGGTATTTGCGTGCGTGAGTGCTGCATTGGTTTGTTTGAAGCGAATCGGGGCAGCATGTCCGCCAGCCTCGATTAGGCTA carries:
- a CDS encoding ABC transporter ATP-binding protein; translated protein: MLELAGVSHVYANGTRALDDVSLSVPTGMFGLLGPNGAGKSTLMRTVATLQTPTAGSIRFDDVDVIAQPERLRETLGYLPQDFGVYPRVSAYDMLDHMAVLKGVASPADRRATVETLLSQTNLWQHRKKAIAGFSGGMRQRFGIAQALIGNPRLIIVDEPTAGLDPEERNRFLNLLAEIGENVVVILSTHIVEDVADLCPRMAVLAAGRIQLEGAPLELIARARGSVWAKTIARDDMAVVRSTHEVISTRLFAGRTIVHILADQDPGDGFHQTDGGLEDVYFSTLARSRRTPGVAPVPFPVAG
- a CDS encoding alpha-N-acetylglucosaminidase TIM-barrel domain-containing protein — its product is MTIARDRLRVTASSPVAAIRGAAAALTTQGRLSVAWEGNRVGPMTRLTPGDSGWVSSPFAYRAYLNTCTYGYTTPWWNWARWEREIDAMAVHGVDMPLAMEGQDYVWRKLWREQGLSEAQLAAHLSGSAFLPWQRMGNIEG
- a CDS encoding TonB-dependent receptor — encoded protein: MAQTAPAPAPDPAQGASETKGDAPAGDIVVTGYRRSIASALATKRKDIRVSDGISAEDIGKFPAQNITESIQRISGVQMQNINGRGATISIRGLGPQYALTTINGQTFKSADFTDGFRYDIIQTELANSVQVIKSPTADMDSGGLSGTVNINTLKPLDFATRKIVLSAKAQNSEYAGRAITPKFSGSYVDQFAGGTLGVYLNLGYQKLKDRADYLFQDRWATQSVNGATIAVPRRPRYRRIDRSIDQIMGSGGVQWRPNDRWEVDANAIYARDDTHYDVNQQVFLFNTARLTPVSVANGASMVTTATNFTMENNRQEETRKLSSQGYTLSAKWHGEDGWTARAVGNFTRGHAYSREDAAILGITIPSATLDISDPFNVKYSVAANLTDPSLYNRSTLVRNEYPVGATRYTTGKEVSGQGDVTKDVSLGPISQFAVGAKYRHESFVRDVSRHDLASLSNRPGATATVFPALSSGNYPVGGFLNGMAGIPTAWIAPDIGAYQQALTAAGLSVPDLPAPESSYTVDRYIPAVYAMANIETTLFDAPLRGNVGVRYEHTLQVVKGNITAPRTGSYTNVTNKIGDYTSRQDYQNVLPSLNLVLEPTSKLQLRFAAAKVLVRPILDANTSMAQTTSSVANTFPAGTNTVTVDLGQAGLKPLTAAQIDLGAEWYYGTASAISVNGFYKWVKNGTFSSLVCPASFRGTALNRASSGDCVDASGNIYNVTQTSNDPRIIRIRGVEFSWNQSLDRILPVDGFGFMANYTRVIPTQVAIGTGFTVRNLSKNTVNVTPYWENRHFSLRLSANYRSSYVQNGADSFFATEGHTVRGRTQFDLSAGYTPNETLSFAAGIINLNNSREQAYYNNNPAIWQETSFYGRSFYLSVSTRF